GGGCGGACTCCTCGAGTTCCTCGAGGCCACCCTCTACGCGAGTCAGTCGAGCGAAGCCGGGCGACTCGAGAGCGTCACCGACGAAGTGCTGAGCTACCTCGAGCGAAACGACTTCATCGAGCGGGACGGCAAAACCGAACAAACGAACGACGACGCCGGGGCATTCACCTCGGCAGCCGACCTCGCGGACCAACAGCGCTCGAAGAACGAACAGACGCTCGAGGCAACCAGCCTCGGTCACACCGTCTCCCGACTCTACCTCGATCCGATGAGTGCAGCGGAGATCGTCCACGGTCTCGAGGGAGCCGAGGAGCGGCCAACGGCACTCGGCCTGTACCAACTCGTCTCGCGGACACCCGACATGTACGAACTCTACTTGCGCTCGGGCGAGGACGAGAAATTCGGCGAGTTGTTCTACGAGCGCGAGCGCGAACTGCTCGGTGACGCCCCAAGCGAGTTCGAAGAAGGACGCTTCGAAGACTGGTTGGCCGCCCTCAAAACAGGGACGCTGCTCGAGGACTGGGCCGAAGAGGCCGACGAGGAGACGATCACCGAACGCTACAAGATCGGACCCGGCGACCTCCGCGGGAAGGTCGATACCGCCGAGTGGCTGTTGGGTGCCGCCGAGTCCCTGGCCGCCGAAATCGACAGCGAGTGGACCGTCGCCGTCCGCGAAGCCCGCGCACGCGTCGAACACGGCGTCGGCGAGGAGTTGCTCGAACTCGTTTCGGTCGGCGGCGTCGGTCGGAAACGGGCGCGCCGACTCTACGAAGCCGGGGTCGAGGAGCCAGCCGACCTTCGCAGTGCCGAGAAAGAGGTCATCCTCGGAGCGCTAAAGGGTGAGAAAACGGCCGAGAACATCCTCGAGAACGCCGGTCGAGAGAATCCGTCGATGGACGGCGTCGAACCGGCTAGTGGTGTCGTAAGCGCGACGAGCGACGGGTCGAAAGCAGGCACAAGTGACGAGACGAACGAAGAAACGGCGGACGACAACCAATCCAGTCTGGGTGATTTCTAGTGGAACTCCTCGAGTGTACACTGACGGTCGACGACCTCGACGAATTCGTCGCCCAACTGGGTCGAATCGGTGACCGACACGACGTGACGATCCAAGCCTTCGATGCGCGCTACGTCGTCGACCGCTCACACCTCGAGCACGCGCAAAAATTGGCAGACCGCGCCATCGCTCGTGGGGACAACATCGCCAGAGATCGAGCAGTCGAAATCCTGCTCTACGCCGCCGGTCGACGACAGATCAACCGTGCACTCGAGATGGGAATCGACGTCGGCGAAACGGACGCCATCATCCTGATCGACGCCGATTGCAGTGGAAATGAAGGGGGTAACGAAGACGAGAGTGCTGGGGCACTCGAACGGGAGACGGCTGCCCGGCAGGAACTGCTGACGTTAGACGCCGTCGAACCCTCCGGATCGACGCTCGAGTCCGTCGACACCGAAACGGTCTGTTCGTTTTACGACATCACCGACACCGAGCGGGCGACAACCGACGCGTCGCTTTCGGACCTCGTCCGCGAACGCGTGGCCTTACTCGAGGTCGAAAAGTGAGACGTTAGTCCCTCGAATAGCGGATTATCGTTGGCATCTACGCGTCAGGATATGCGAAGGGCCCGGCATGCATCAATTGTCAGTGGCGTCCTCGAGGCGATCCGTCCTGGCCTCGCGAAGCCCATCGCAAATGCCGCCCTGACTCGACATATTGACTTTCGCGAGGCGACAGCGTCGGTGGACGAGCGGGAACGATTCGGAATCGATCGGGTCGCCCTCGGGGGTCCGAAAGAGACGCGCGTCCGGTTCGGAGAGCAGGCCGGTTTCGCGGGCCTTTTCGACGTAATGGTTGATCGGTGTCCCCGGGAGCGTGACGGCGAACGAGCGGTCGTGAGCGTAGACGGCGAGTCGTTCGGATGCGTCGCTGGCTCCGGGAGATCTATCGGTGTGTACAGCAGCCGTTTCGGCGTCTTCGATCTCGCCGAGACCGTGTTCGGCGGCGGAGTCTCCGGAAACGGTCTCGAAATCAGGCAGTCGGAGACCGACGATCGTCGCCGCGTCGAGGCCGGATTCGAGGAGCGCCTCGACGGCATCGTACTGACGGGCCACGCGTGCCTTTCTATCGAGCTCCGCACGGACGGCGCTGACGTCACCGTCGGCGTCCGGAAACGCCTCCGCAAACGAGCGACGATTGTTCACCCCGCGAGTGATCGCGTCCTCGTGGACGTGTTCACGAAGCGTGACGGTTGCCGTTTCGACCGACTGGAGCGTCTCTACTTCGTCTCGAGCGTCGCTCGCCATCATCCAGGCGAACGCCGGGGAACACCACGCCGTCGGCAGCGTGAATTCGACGGCGACGTGATTTCCCGCGATCTCGATCGCATCGACGTACTCGAGTCTGACTATCGATCGGTCGAGTTCCGGATCGGTGACTCGATCCAACCGTTCGCGGACGACCCGCCGCGTGACCTCATCGGATGTCTGTGCAGTCATTAGTCGTCCGCCGTTGCTGGTTCTTCGTTTGCATAGTGATCCTCGAGTCCGAACTGCGCGCTTATCTCGTCGTCTTGGAACGTCCGCCGTCTGTCGTCGATGTCGATATCGTAGAGTTCGGCGGCATTTTCTCCCATCACCTTCTTTTTCGTCTCGAGATCCCATTCGACGCCGTACTCGAGACGGTCTTCCTGGGTGAGTTCCGCTTCGATGACTTCCTCAACGAGCCAATCGGGGTTCCAGAGGGCGTAGTCCGAACCGAACAACACTCGATCCTCACCGAGCCACCAGAGAAGTTCGGACATGATCTCCGAGAACTTCCCGGGGCGATTTTGTGCGAACGGTGCCGCGACCGCGAGGCCACCGTAGACGTTCGGTTCCTGCCCGGCGATCCAGCAGAAGTCGTCGAGGCGAGGTAATCCGACGTGTTCGACGACGAAGTTGAGGTCGGAGAACGACGAGGCCGCGTCGTCGACGTCTTTCACGTCGAATGCGTCGCGATTCAACGGTCTGATCGTCGGCCCCTTGTGGACGTGAATATTGTCGATTCCGAGGTCGCTACACCGCTCGAGGAAGCCGAACGCGTCCTCGTCATCCAGTCGCCACCCCTTCGAGTCGCCACGCCACTCTGCGGTGTAGAGTTTGACGCCCGGAATATCGTATGTCTCGTGCAATTCCTCGAGGTACTCGAGGCCCGGATCCGCATCTCGCGGGTCGAACGACCCGTTCAGGACGAATCGCTCTGGATACTCCTCGGCCAGTTCGGCGTTTTGCTCGGTCGTGTTGAATCCATCTTCGTAAAAGTCGGTGAGGTACGTCGGCTGAAAGATTCCCATATCGACTGCTGCACTCGAGAACAGGTCGTCGAGCATTCGCTCGGCACCGTACTTTCGGTATTCGTCGATGTCCCACTGACGGTCCTCGGGTGTGAACGTCGTGTGATAATCGTAAAAACACTGGATGAACTCCTCCCCGCCGTCGTGAACGATGTTCGACTCGGTCGCATCCCATAGGTGAACGTGACCATCGATGACGAAGATGTCTTCTCCGTTGTGCCGGTACATGGCATTATGATAATTGTTACCAACAACCATTATACTTCTTCAGATATAACAGAATGAGTGTTTCTCACCAGTTATCAGCCCAGTAGCACCCAAACCTCGTTAATATGTCAAACAGTGTATTTGATAGTTTGCGACACGAGGGGGGAACATTATCTGCGAGGGTACCGAAGTGGCCCATGTTAACATGCAAGCAGCCCGTCTCCACGAGTATACCGACGACATGAGCCAGGGACTCGAGATCGACGACATCGACCGCCCAACGGTCGATCGGTCGGATGAAGTCGTCGTCGACGTCGAAGGCGCGGGATGGTGCCAGACTGACAACCACATTATCGAAGGAATGTGGACCGACTACGCCCCGCAGGACCTGCCGATGACGCTCGGTCACGAGAACGCAGGAATCGTCGCCGAAACCGGCGACGAAGTGACGCTCGTCGAGGAGGGTGACCCGGTCATCTGTCACCCCGTCCAAACGTGTGGCATCTGTCGCCCCTGTCGACTCGGCGAGGACATGTACTGTGAGAACAGCGCGTTCAACGGCCTCACAACCGACGGCGGATTCGCTGAGTCCCTGCTGACCAACGAGCGGGCAGTCATCCCACTACCGGAGGGCGTCGATCCGACCGAAATCGCCCCCCACGCGGACGCAGGGATTACGGCCTACCACGCCGCGAAGAAGGCAGTCCGAGAACTCAACCCCGGCGAGACGGCAGTCGTCATCGGCATCGGTGGACTCGGTCACATCGGACTCCAGTGTCTCGACACGATGAGCGCCGCGGATATCGTCGCCGTCGACCGCAAAGACGAGGCGCTCGAATTAGCCGCCAACCTCGGTGCGCACCACACCGTCAACTCGAGCGAGGAGGAACTCTCGAGCAGAGTGATGGACCTGACCGACGACGAAGGGGCCCAACAAGTGCTCGATTTCGTCGGCGCGGACGAAACCACTGCAACTGCACCTGAAATGGTCGCCGCGGGCGGCGATCACCACGTCGTCGGCTACGGCGGCAACATCCACGAACCGTGTCAGGCCCTCGTCAATGGCGAGTTCTCGTTCAAAGGGACGCTCGTCGGTCGCTACACCGAACTACAGGAACTCGTCTCGCTCGTCGATCGGGGAGACGTCGAATTGCACACCGAACGCCACGACCTCGAGGAGATCAACACCGTCGCGGAACGACTCGAGCACGGCGAGATCGAAGGTCGTGCGGTCATCCTCCCACCCTGATCCGAGTAGGGCGGAGAGATCGCGTCGTTCGGACCAAATCGTGCTCTCGAAGGGACAGTATTCTCTTGACCGTCCCCGCTGTATACACTGTATGACCACCCTCGAGGAACCACTCGAGATCGGCGGCGTGACGGTCCCAAACCGGCTCTATCGTGCCCCGTTGCTCGAGTGTGCGGGAAACGGTCCGAACGCAGTCGATACCCTGATCGACGACCTCGAGCCAGCAGCCGAGTCGGGTGTCGGCCTTATTTGCCAGGGTGCGACAATCGTACGCGGCGACGGTGGCTGTGCTGCACCCGGAATGACTCGCGTACACGACCCCGACTTCGTCTCGAAACTCACTCGTCTGACCGACCGGATCCACGATCACGGCAGCCGGATCTTCCTGCAACTCGAGCACGGCGGCCTGCGAAGTATGGAAACCTGGCACGCTGCGTATCGTCGAGAGAACCCGACTCTCGAGCAACTAGCGGTTTCGAACCCGCCCTGGCAGTTGCGAGCGCTCGATCGGCTCGGATTTTTGAACTACGACCCGCACGTGCTCTCGACCGACGAGGTGTACGAACTCGCCGCGGATTTTGGTCGCTGCGCAGCCTCGGCCGTCGACGCCGGCTACGACGGAATCCACCTCGCCGGAGCCAACATGGGGATCGTCCAGCAGTTCCTCTCGCCGTTTTACAACCGACGCGAGGACGAGTTCGGCGGTGATCCCGACTCGAGACTCGAGTTTCTCGCCGTCGTCCACGACGAGATTCGCGACCGGGCCGGAGACGTTCCGCTGATCACCAAGGTGCCGGCCGAAACGGCTACACCGCCGTCACCGATCGTGCGTCGAAAGCTCTCCCTCGGAGATGGGGTCGAAATTGCACGGAGACTCGAGCAAATCGGCTACGACGGCATCGTGCCGGTGCAAGCCTCCGTCGTCTGGGATATGAGCATCGTTCGCGGGGAGTATCCCGACCGAGCGTGGGCGAACGAACAGTTACACGAGGAGTACGACGAAGCCTTCGGCGGCGCACATCGGCGGCGTCTCGTCGCTGGCGCAAACTGGATTCAGTCGCGACAGTACGACTTCGAAGCTGCGTGGAACGAACCGTTCTGTCGGCGCGTTCGTGAACAGGTCTCGATTCCAGTACTGACGGAAGGTGGCGTTCGCGAACGTGCGGAAATGGATCGATTACTCGGTAGGACGGCGGACCCCGAGGTGCCGGCTTGTGACATGGTCGGCATGGCTCGTCCGTTTTACGCCGAGCCAAAACTCGGGGCACGATTGCTCGAGTCCGCGGCCGATGATACGGGAAAATTGCCACGAGTGCTCTGTGAAAGCTGTAACAACTGCACCGTTCCACAGGTGACCGGCGCACCGGGAATCTGTCGGACCCCCACTGTTCTGCGAAAACGCGGCGAACTCGAGCGAGACGGGGCCTACGAACGTGATGACGTGTAATCAGCTGTCGGGCCCGAATCAGTGTGCAGCGATTCTCGAGTGGAAGGTGCGTTATGGGCCGCCTATCGAACCCCTTCGTTTCAACTGGAGACGGACGGACGGCTGGGCGATGAACCTCGAGACGAACGAACGAGAAGAGTAGTCCATCCTGGATTCGAACCAGGGTCGAAGCCCCCAGAAGGCTTCAGGATTGGCCACTACCCCAATGGACTGCGATCACCCGTCAGGTATCGCTTCTAACGGTGTAGAGGATAGTAGTGGGCATCCGTATTAAGGTGTTACGAACTCGGGTGAGCCAGACAGGAGAGAGCCACCGACCGTCGCCGTCGTCGGGTCACCGCCCGAGCAACGCCGACATCGCCCGTCTTTCGAATGACGGCAAATTCGGCCACGCTGGGGAGAATCGACATTCCTTTTCCGTTCACCTGCGCAGGTTCGCGCATGTACATCGGACGATTCGTCGTCGTCGGTCCCGACGTCGGTGCCTACCGCGTCTCATCACGATCCTTCCCGAACCGAAAGATTTCGACTCGAGACGACGCACTCACCGTCGGTCCCACGGCGGATGCACCCGAAACGGACAACCCGTACGTCTCGTATAATTGTCTCCGACTCGTCGACACCCCGACGGGCGAAACGGCCGCCTTCGGAAACGGCTCACACGTCGACCCAATCGCAGAGAAGCTCGAACTGGGCTATCCCGCTCGAGACGCCCTCGCCGAGAGTCTCCTCGCACTCGACTACGAGAAAGACGACTACGATACGCCCCGAATCGGGGCGACGATCGGTGCCGACGGCGAGGCCCTGATCGGAACGGTCCGAAAAGACGCCCTGTTCGTCGAGACCGTCGAAGAGCCGACGCTCGTCGCGACCTACGAGAAGAACGCACCCGACTCGTTCGAGTTCGAGGCAACCACCGCGACAGAAGCAGCAACCGACGCTTACGACCTCGAGTTCGAACACGCAGTCTGTGCAGCGGGCGTCGCCCGAACCGACAACGGCTTCGAGACGGCACTCGAGAACGGCGACTGAGTACGTACAGCCCTTTTTGCGGCACTAAACGTTCGACCTCCATCGTACTGGCTCGAACTGCCGATTTCGGGGTCAAATTGCTGGAAGTGGGAGTCAGACACGGTGCGTTCAATGGGCGTTCGCCCGGCGAACGTACAAACTGCTCGAGACCCTACACTCGGGTATGAACGTCGGACTACTCTCCGACATCCACGGCAACCGGATCGCCCTCGAGGCAGTGCTCGAGGACATGCCGTCAGTCGACCGCCTGCTGTGTGCCGGTGACGTCGTCGGCTACAACCCGTGGCCGGCGGACTGTGTCGACGTACTTCGCTCGCGAGACGTGCCGACAGTGATGGGAAATCACGACGCCGCAGTCGTCGACGAGGCTCCGTTTCAGTTCAACGGAATGGCCCGTGCTGGCGTCGAACACGCGACGGACCAGCTCTCCGACGATCAGTTGGGGTGGCTCGAGTCGCTGCCGACCGAACGACTGGCGTGTGACGGACGAGTAAAACTCGTCCACGGCCATCCTGACGACCCGAAACGCTACACTCGCTACACCTACCCCAACGAGTTCTCACCGAGGCTCCTTGAGGACGAAGACGTCCTGGTTCTGGGCCACACGCACGTCCAGGGCGTCGAGCGCTTTCGCGAGGGAATCGTCGTCAATCCAGGCAGCGTTGGCCAACCTCGAGACGGCGATCCACGGGCGGCCTACGCGGTGGTCGACCTCGATCGCCTGACGGTCGACACGTACCGTGTGGAGTACGACATCGAATCGGTCCAGACGGCAGTTTCCGACGCCGATCTCCCGACACGAATCGGGTCTCGACTCGAGCGCGGGAAGTAGTTCGCTCGAGGCGCGGAAACGAACCCTTTTAGGTGATTTCGCCGGAACGGACGGGTATGAACACCACCGGCAAGAGTATTGAAATCGGCTGGAACGACCACACTCGCGTCGACAGCCGGTGGTGTCACTCGTGCGGTCGAACGAACGTTCCCAGTGCACATCACACTCCAGCGACCGCGACCTCTCGGGAGGAAAATGCTCAGCCGGCTTCGTGAAGACGTCCGCACAATGTGCGAGCGTGACCCGGCTGCAACCGGGTCCCTCGAGGTCGTCTGTTGTTATCCTGGGTTGCACGCCGTCTGGGCCCACCAGGTCGCCCACTGGCTCTGGACGCGCGACCTTCGAGTTCTCGCCAGGTTCCTCTCGCATCTCGTCCGCATAGTGACCGGCGTCGAGATTCATCCCGGTGCGACGCTCGGACGACGCGTGACGATCGACCACGGAATGGGCGTCGTCATCGGCGAAACGGCCGAAATTGGTGATGACGTACATCTCTACCACGGCGTTACGCTCGGGGGCGATCGGAACGAACCGGTCAAACGACACCCGACAGTCGAAGACGAGGTCCACATCGGGGCGAACGCG
This portion of the Natronorubrum sediminis genome encodes:
- the cysE gene encoding serine O-acetyltransferase, which translates into the protein MLSRLREDVRTMCERDPAATGSLEVVCCYPGLHAVWAHQVAHWLWTRDLRVLARFLSHLVRIVTGVEIHPGATLGRRVTIDHGMGVVIGETAEIGDDVHLYHGVTLGGDRNEPVKRHPTVEDEVHIGANATLLGDITIGEGAAVGAGSVVTKDVDANTTVAGVPAERVDEE
- a CDS encoding oxidoreductase → MTTLEEPLEIGGVTVPNRLYRAPLLECAGNGPNAVDTLIDDLEPAAESGVGLICQGATIVRGDGGCAAPGMTRVHDPDFVSKLTRLTDRIHDHGSRIFLQLEHGGLRSMETWHAAYRRENPTLEQLAVSNPPWQLRALDRLGFLNYDPHVLSTDEVYELAADFGRCAASAVDAGYDGIHLAGANMGIVQQFLSPFYNRREDEFGGDPDSRLEFLAVVHDEIRDRAGDVPLITKVPAETATPPSPIVRRKLSLGDGVEIARRLEQIGYDGIVPVQASVVWDMSIVRGEYPDRAWANEQLHEEYDEAFGGAHRRRLVAGANWIQSRQYDFEAAWNEPFCRRVREQVSIPVLTEGGVRERAEMDRLLGRTADPEVPACDMVGMARPFYAEPKLGARLLESAADDTGKLPRVLCESCNNCTVPQVTGAPGICRTPTVLRKRGELERDGAYERDDV
- a CDS encoding amidohydrolase family protein, producing the protein MYRHNGEDIFVIDGHVHLWDATESNIVHDGGEEFIQCFYDYHTTFTPEDRQWDIDEYRKYGAERMLDDLFSSAAVDMGIFQPTYLTDFYEDGFNTTEQNAELAEEYPERFVLNGSFDPRDADPGLEYLEELHETYDIPGVKLYTAEWRGDSKGWRLDDEDAFGFLERCSDLGIDNIHVHKGPTIRPLNRDAFDVKDVDDAASSFSDLNFVVEHVGLPRLDDFCWIAGQEPNVYGGLAVAAPFAQNRPGKFSEIMSELLWWLGEDRVLFGSDYALWNPDWLVEEVIEAELTQEDRLEYGVEWDLETKKKVMGENAAELYDIDIDDRRRTFQDDEISAQFGLEDHYANEEPATADD
- a CDS encoding metallophosphoesterase family protein, producing the protein MNVGLLSDIHGNRIALEAVLEDMPSVDRLLCAGDVVGYNPWPADCVDVLRSRDVPTVMGNHDAAVVDEAPFQFNGMARAGVEHATDQLSDDQLGWLESLPTERLACDGRVKLVHGHPDDPKRYTRYTYPNEFSPRLLEDEDVLVLGHTHVQGVERFREGIVVNPGSVGQPRDGDPRAAYAVVDLDRLTVDTYRVEYDIESVQTAVSDADLPTRIGSRLERGK
- a CDS encoding iron-sulfur cluster assembly protein; the protein is MTAQTSDEVTRRVVRERLDRVTDPELDRSIVRLEYVDAIEIAGNHVAVEFTLPTAWCSPAFAWMMASDARDEVETLQSVETATVTLREHVHEDAITRGVNNRRSFAEAFPDADGDVSAVRAELDRKARVARQYDAVEALLESGLDAATIVGLRLPDFETVSGDSAAEHGLGEIEDAETAAVHTDRSPGASDASERLAVYAHDRSFAVTLPGTPINHYVEKARETGLLSEPDARLFRTPEGDPIDSESFPLVHRRCRLAKVNMSSQGGICDGLREARTDRLEDATDN
- the cgi121 gene encoding KEOPS complex subunit Cgi121, which translates into the protein MELLECTLTVDDLDEFVAQLGRIGDRHDVTIQAFDARYVVDRSHLEHAQKLADRAIARGDNIARDRAVEILLYAAGRRQINRALEMGIDVGETDAIILIDADCSGNEGGNEDESAGALERETAARQELLTLDAVEPSGSTLESVDTETVCSFYDITDTERATTDASLSDLVRERVALLEVEK
- a CDS encoding NAD(P)-dependent alcohol dehydrogenase — its product is MQAARLHEYTDDMSQGLEIDDIDRPTVDRSDEVVVDVEGAGWCQTDNHIIEGMWTDYAPQDLPMTLGHENAGIVAETGDEVTLVEEGDPVICHPVQTCGICRPCRLGEDMYCENSAFNGLTTDGGFAESLLTNERAVIPLPEGVDPTEIAPHADAGITAYHAAKKAVRELNPGETAVVIGIGGLGHIGLQCLDTMSAADIVAVDRKDEALELAANLGAHHTVNSSEEELSSRVMDLTDDEGAQQVLDFVGADETTATAPEMVAAGGDHHVVGYGGNIHEPCQALVNGEFSFKGTLVGRYTELQELVSLVDRGDVELHTERHDLEEINTVAERLEHGEIEGRAVILPP
- a CDS encoding IMP cyclohydrolase — its product is MYIGRFVVVGPDVGAYRVSSRSFPNRKISTRDDALTVGPTADAPETDNPYVSYNCLRLVDTPTGETAAFGNGSHVDPIAEKLELGYPARDALAESLLALDYEKDDYDTPRIGATIGADGEALIGTVRKDALFVETVEEPTLVATYEKNAPDSFEFEATTATEAATDAYDLEFEHAVCAAGVARTDNGFETALENGD